GTCAAGTTGTCGCCCGCTTTGCACCAAAAACAAAACCAGAAGCGATTGAACCAGCAGTGGAGAAGCTTCTTGGCTAACTTTTGTCAATTGCACGTGGGGCTGGTTCACGCTCTGTTTTAAACGCGTTTGCCAGCCCAGAGACCTGCGTGTAAGGACCTTGGGTGCAATGACCAAAGCCCGGCCATCACACCCAAGGCCGCTTACACTCCGGTCTCTCCCGGTCTGGTTCACGCTCTGTTCTAAACGCGTTCGCAGGCCCAGAAACCTGCACATAAGGACCTCGGACATAAATGGCCAAAGTCCAGCCATTTATGTCCGAGGCCACTTATGTGCAGGTTTCTAACCGGGCCTGCTCACGCTCTGGACACTCATGCATGTGATGCGTACAATGACATCAAAAGTAAGAAAGCAGGGATGATTGATGGAAGAATTGCCAGCTGATGTAGCGGCTTTTGTTGAAACACATTTGGTTGATCGGCGCAATAGTAACGCCGTGAAGTGGGATGGTTTGGCAGGTGAATTTGGCCGCACGGATCTCCTGCCGATGTGGATTGCCGATACCGAATTTAAAGCACCTCAGGCGGTGATTGACGCCTTAACCGCTCGCATTCAAGAAGGAACTTTTGGCTATTCCATTCGGCCACAATCCTACTATGATGCCTTCATTGATTGGGAAAAGACTCGCCATGGCGTGACGGTGCAGCCGGAATGGATGCGTTTTGGTGTCGGTGTGGTTAAATCGCTGTATGCCATGGTCAATTGGCTGACCGAACCCGGCGATCCAGTTTTAATCATGCAGCCTGTCTATTATCCCTTCATGAATGCGATTAAGGATCTTGGTCGCAAAGTGGTCTCGGTTGATCTTCAATTAACTGCTGATGGCTGGCGGATAGATTTTGATCAATTGGATAAAACGCTTGCGACGCAAAACATTAAAGCCATGATTTTTTGCTCGCCACATAATCCGGTCGGTCGAGTTTGGACCCGTGAAGAACTGGAACGGCTTTTTGCGATCACGAGTCACCATGATGTCACGGTGGTATCTGATGAGATTCACGGCGATTTGGAAGTTAGTGGGCCAAAATTCACCTCTGCTTTGCAAGTAGCTGAGGGTCCGGCACGCAGTCGGCTTGTCGTCCTGAATGCACCGTCGAAGACCTTTAATCTTGCGGCTTTACTGAATTCGCATATTATTATTCCGGATGAAAAGTTGCGCACGGCTTATGATGATTTCATCAAACAGTTGCATCCAGTAGATACCAGCCTTTTGGGACAGGTCGCCGGTGAGGCAGCCTATCGTCACGGTGGCGCGTGGTTAGACAAGGTGCTTCAAGTTGTCCGATATAACTACCAACAGTTGCTAACCGGTCTGAAGCAGAGCGCTCCGAAGGCTACAGTTGCGGACTTGCAGGGCACCTATCTTGCCTATGTGGATATTGGTGCCTATGTTGCGCCAGCCAAAATTAAATCATTTGTTGAAGATGTTTGCGGACTGGCAGTTGATTACGGCGCATGGTTCTCCCCCAAAACAGCTACGTATATTCGCTTGAACTTAGCCACCGACCCCAAACTTGTTGCCGAGGCGATTCAGCGTTTAACTGAGCACTTGGCTCAGCCGCAACTTTAATTGAAACAAAACAAAACACCCTGTTAACGCAAGGCATGTTGACTCATTACCAAACATACAAGGTTTGGTGCTGAGACAGCGACGCTTGCTGATGGCAGGGTGTTTTTGTGTGAGTAGTCTTAGTTAACAGTCACTAAGGGTGATTGATGATTAAATGATTATCATTCATATTATGATCCTGTACGATTTCTTTAAGATATCGCCGCAGCATTGGTGAGCGTTCCAAAACGGCCCAACCCGGATCGGCTTTTAATCGCTTGAGTTCAGCTTTATCGGGATGATCATCGCCTGTGAAAAAGCGCCAGTTCAAGACGCCCATCAGTTTTGCGGCAGCATCCAAATCATGCTGATTCGTCACGCCATTATCCATGAGATCCCCATATGCAAGACCTTCGCCATCTTGGAGAAAGAGTTGCTTCAGATACCGTTGATAATGTAGCAGATCAGGATTTTTTCGTTGCTTGGCGGTTAAGTAAGGTGTGGGATCAGTCGCATGCTTTTGATAGGTGATTCGGTTAGGCGTGAACGTCACCACCCCATAACTGGCAGGGCTGATCGAAAATGCGCCGCTGACAACTTCAATCGTTGGACATTGCCCGTCCGGATCGCGGCTGATGTCTTGCGCATGGATGTGTCCGGAAAAAAGCAACGGAACATGGTAAGCTTTCAGCAACGTTTTGAGTTGATCGCTGTTGTCCAAAACAAATCCTTGATTCACCGCTTCATTGTGGGCATATAGATTGTGGTGCATGAAAACAATCGACTTGCGATGGGCCTTTTGACCAGCAGCTAATTGCTGGCGAACCCATTTCATGGTCTGCGGTGTGAGCTTACCACCAGTGTTCGGGGGGCGATTGGAAGGTTCGATCGTATAAATATTGCTGTCCAGCATCAGCAATTGATAATTGCGGTTAAGGTTGACGCGATAGCTCAAACTATTCGGATCCTGCGCAACTGCCTGCTCATAACTGGTATGAAAAATATTGCGCCAATCGCTAGGGCTGATTTGTTCTGTCAGTAGTTGTCGTTTGCCCTTGTTGGCTCGTGCCCAACCATCGTAAATATCATGATTGCCAGGGATGATCAACACCTTCGTACCATTGGCAACAAGTGGTTGTAGGCGGCGCATGATACTTTCGGCACTGGCTTTTTCGCCGTTGAACGTGACATCACCGGTGATGACGAGGGCTGTCGGGCGGGCTTTTAAGGCGTTTTGAACCAAAGCATTGATAGCAACGGGCTGATAGTCCATATCTTTTCCTGCTGCAGAACGTTTGATTTGGGTATAAGCAGTCTTTTCATCATGTAGACTTGGGGCAATAAAGTGGGTATCGCTGAGCACCCAAATGGTTGCCTGTGAACTATTGGTGAGTGGGCGATCACGATCAGGGTGAATTTGCCCCAAGACGATTGCAAAGATCAGCATTAAAAATAACGCTGCTACATATTTGACTGCTTTCATTTTCTGCCTCCGTACCTAGTTTACCATTGATCAAGGTAACACCAGCAGGTCATTTTGAGTGGTGTCAAAAAATTTTTTTGATAATTAACTTGTTGGTGACTTAAAAACGTTACTGACCGAGAGCGGGATTATGGTAAAATAAAGCCACATTTGACCACGATAGCGTTTAGAGAGAGGACATATACACCTATGCAAGTAATCGTAACGGTTATCGGTACCGACAAAGTTGGGATCATCGCACAAGTAACCACTGCTTTAGCAGATTTAGATGTTAATATTTTGGATGTTTCACAGACTATCATGCAAGGTGCATTTACGATGATGCTGCTAGCTAAAATTCCAGATAATGGCAATTTCAATACGGTAAAAAGTCAATTGGCGACCTTGGGTGATCAAATTGGCGTTGAGATCAAAGTAGCCCGTCAAGAGATTTTTGATGCCATGCATCGGCTTTAATATGCGTTGGATCGGCAATCGTACTTATCAGAGCTAAAGGAGCCAGTGATGGAAACTCAACAAATTAAAGAAACCATTGAAATGATCAGTGAAGAGAATCTGGATATCCGAACGATTACCATGGGGATTTCCTTGTTGGATTGTGTAACTGGTGACCTGCAAACCACAGCCGACAAAGTATATGCCAAAATTATGGCAAAAGCTGCCAATCTGGTGCCGGTAGCTGACGCCATTAGCGACGAATACGGAATTCCAATTGTCAACAAACGTATTAGCGTGACCCCGGTCAGCTTGCTAGCTGGCGCGGATCAAAACCTCGATTTTCGCCCGATTGCCCAAGCGATGGATCGAGCTGCAAAAGATTTAGGTGTGGATTTAATTGGGGGCTATACCGCTCTCGTTCAAAACGGTAGTACGCCAGCAGAAACTGCATTGATGAAGAGTTTGCCGGAGGTGTTAGACACCACGGAACGCGTTTGTGCGTCCGTGAACATCGGCAGTACACGCAGCGGTTTGAACATGGACGCTGTTAAGTTGATGGGCACGGTCGTCAAAGAGGTTGCCATGCGCAAGCCGCAGAATGCGATGAAACTGGTGGTATTCTGCAATGCTGTTGAAGACAATCCGTTTATGGCAGGTGCTTTTTGGGGGATTTCAGAAGGTGATGTTGCCATCAACACAGGTGTTTCCGGTCCCGGTGTTGTAGAACGGGCGATCGCGGCCAAACCGGCGGCAAGTTTTGAAGAGATCTGTGAAACGATTAAACAAACCGCCTTTAAAGTGTCACGGATGGGCCAATTTGTCGGTAAAGTTGCTGCGGATCGCCTTGATGTACCGTTTAACATTGTTGACCTCAGTTTGGCACCAACACCGGCAAAAGGTGACTCAGTGGCGCAAATTCTGGAAACAATGGGACTCAGTCATGTTGGCACACCAGGCACAACGGCAGCGTTGGCGTTGCTAAACGATGCAGTCAAAAAAGGCGGCATCATGGCGGCTGAACGTGTCGGCGGATTATCAGGTGCCTTCATTCCGGTTTCTGAGGATGCTAATATGATCACCGCAGCGGCCAAGGGTCAAATCAGTCTGGAAAAACTAGAAGCGATGACGGCGGTTTGTTCAGTTGGCTTGGATATGGTTGCGGTGCCTGGCGACACTCCTGACGCCACGATTAGCGGCATGATTGCCGACGAGGCTGCTATCGGGATGATTAACAACAAGACGACGGCAGTCAGAGTGATTCCAGTTCCTGGTAAGCAGGTGGGCGACACCGTTGAATTCGGCGGTATTTTCGGTACTGCGCCGATCATGGCAATTAACGATGGCGATGCGCAGCAGTTTATTAATCGTGGTGGCCGTATCCCAGCCCCGATCCATAGCTTTAAGAACTAACGCGTCTCATTTTTAAACGATCCGACTTAGGCCTTGTTGTTGCTGGTAATTGCCAGTAGCAGCAGGGCTTTTTGGTTGCGGTGCGTAATGTTTTGATGAGGTGAATCGTATGTTTGTAGCCCTAGATAAAAACAATCAACGTGTCACATTGACAGGTCATGCCCAGGCGGCCAATTTAACACACCAAACCTTTCACTGTCCTATTTGCAAGCAGGTCGTTCGCATCAAAAACGGAACCGTAATGCCTGCCCATTTTGCTCACCGAAGTCAACCAATGGGTGAGGGTGAACCAGAGAGTATAGAGCACCTAACTGGCAAATGGTGGTTGGCGTCTTGGCTCAAACAGCATGGCGAACAGGCAACGTTGGAATACTATGATGCAACCATTCGCCAGCGCGCAGATCTTTTGGTTGCAAGTAAACCGCCGAGGGTATTGGAATTTCAAGCAAGCCCGCTAAGCGTGCCAGATCTGCAAAAACGGACAATGATGTATCATGCGCGTGGTTGGCAAGTGACATGGGTATTGGGTCATCGATACTGGCATCCTGAAGGCAAGATACAAGCACGAAAGTTTTTGAGCATCGAAGATCATCGGCTAACTTTGTGGCATTTACAGACAACGGTTGGTGAGTTGGTACGGATTCAGTTTGGAAATGAAGGCCGTTGGCTAACGCGCTTTCAGCATGATGATCCGCCAACTCAAACTTGGCAGGCAGAATCGACTTATCCGCAACGACAAATTCGGCAGATTGCCATCAGTTTACAAAAGCGGGTGCAACCGTGGATGACGCTGCAAGCAGCTGCTTATCAACAGGGCCGCAATTTGAATGGCTCTCCATGGTTCGTTCACAGTCGGCCCATGTGTTACGGCATTTTGGTGTTCCAGAACTACAACTGCGACTCAAATGGCTGTTGATCTTTGAAGGACAGCCTTTTACCGCGACTGCCAACCGTCAATTTTGGCAAGCGGCCCTGCCGAATATCTGGACGCCTTTGTTGCCAGCTGGCACGCTCGGGAAAATGATGGGTGCCCACTGGCTGCAAGTGTTGCTGGCAGAAGGCTTCGTTGTTCAGGAAGATGGTTGTCGTTATCAGTGGCAGCGTTTGCCTGTTTGGTTTGCCGATCTTGAGCGAAAATTGGCCATGAAAAAAGACTTTGCTTAAGGCAAAGTCTGATGAGGCTGATTGCTTATCACGATTCGCAAGGTGGGAAAATGGGACGGTTTGTGCGCTTATGGAAACGTGTTTGTAGACCCAGAAACCGGCATGTAAGGACGCTGAACACAATGCCTGAAGACCGGTCATCACTTCAGACCACTGATAGGCCGGTTTCTAGCCGAGTCTGTTCACGCTCTAAAAAATTCTAAAGTTGCTCCCCATGTTTTCGGGCCGTTCGGTGAAGAAACCGGCGGGATCTGTTCGGATGAGATCGCAAAGATGTGGGATGAGTGCTGGGTCACCGATTTGTTCGATCAAAACAGCATGGCCGTCATCTACTTTGCGATCGGTGTCAACAATGACAAGGGAAGGCGTTTGAGTGATACCCATTTGGTTAGCAGTTCGTTGATCGGAGTCAAAGCCCATTTTAACTTCGGAACGCTGACGATCTTCATAAAACATTTCTTGATCCAGCTTACATTTGTCGAGCATCTTTGCCACAAAGGCCGCATCATATTGGTATTGAACCAGAGGTGCGTGTTGTTGTAGCCGCAACAAGAGCATCCGTGCTTTTTTGTTGCCTTGATATTGTGCAGCCTTATAATCCAACGCAAGGTTGTAAGCTGCACGGAGCAGCTGGTTGCGTTTAGCAAGATTACCTACGCTCAGTTGCTCACGTTTCATAAATTGTTCCATGATATCTAAATTAAGAACGGGAACGAAGTGGACGCGCACTTCCTGCTGGAATTTATCCAATTGTCTGAGTAATTTCTGTTCAGTGCCCAGACAGACGCTCCCGATTGGATTGAAAAAAAGAAAAATTTCTATCACGTTAACGGCCTCCAATTCGCCAACAACAAATTCTTACATTTACTTTATCAGAAAATGAGCAGGGTACAATTAATCAGCTTGTGAATCGTGCACATGCATGAATGCGCGCTGAACTTTGTTGATAACCGGCCGTTTTTCAATGTTGAATTGGTGCAACAAAGTATCGTAGAAAACTTGAGCTTGTGGCAGGTCATGGTACTCCATTTCCAACTCAAAATCAGAGGTGTTGTCCATGTAAAAAGTCTGATCGAGTGTCAACAAACCTGCTTTAAGATGCGCTACACGGCGGGTCGTTTTTGCTTGGGTTTGCGGATGAACCGCTGCGGGGTCAATTTCACGGGCTGCTAGTGCCGTTGTGACTTGACCGGTTTTAAGTTGACCTTGATCAATCAAGGAGCGGGCTTCAACTGAAGTCAGCGGATCGGTAATTTCTTCCAAATCACGATGTTGATTCTTATTAGGAACTTTTAAGGTTTGTTCCGCACGATCTTTAAACTGACGAATGCGCAAGCCTAGGCCTGCCTTTTTGACGGCGCCAGTCGGTGTATCGTAATAGGTATTCATTTGACTGAAGCCCGGCTCAAAATCAAACTGATTGAGAATCGCTAGAAAATCAGTCTTTGTTAAAGTTGTTTTAAATTCCTGTTCGCGAGAAATTGACATGAACTGCCTCCAAAGACAAAGGGCAACGGTGACGAGACAAAAATATGATAGAATGGTGGTCGTGAGTGACTTGGCTGGCAAGAAAGCTACGGGTTGCCGTACTTCTTAACCAGTCTGGCTGGAATATAGCCGTCGTTTGTCGGCCAAGCCTCACGCAACGTATCATCAGTAGTTTAGTATGGGAGGGCCAGCAATGCAAAGGGACTGGGATAGTTTCTTAATGCCGTATGAACAAGCAGTCGGGGAATTGAAAATTAAATTTCGCGGTATGCGTAAACAATTTCAACAGGCCAATGAACACACACCCATCGAATTTGTGACGGGGCGGGTTAAACCGGTCAGTTCGATTATTGAAAAACAAAGTCGGCGTTTTATCAGTGACGAACTTTTGGAACAGGATATGCAGGACATTGCTGGTCTGCGAATCATGTGTCAGTTTGTTGAAGACATTTATCAAGTCGTGGCACTCCTTCGTCAACGCACAGACATGAACATCGTGGAAGAACGCGATTACGTGACCAACGTGAAGCCTTCTGGTTACCGCAGTTATCATGTGGTGATTGAATATCCAGTGCAACTCATCCATGGTGAAAAAAAGATTTTGGCGGAAGTCCAGATTCGAACCATGTCCATGAACTTCTGGGCAACGATTGAGCACAGCCTGAATTACAAATATAATGGCGAATTTCCGGATACTTTGAAGGCGCGGCTCAAGCGGGCAGCGGAGGCTTCCTTTATGTTGGATAAAGAGATGTCAGATATTCGTGAAGAAATTCAAGAAGCCCAGCATCTGTTTGTTTATGGTAAAGGGCAACAGCCACATTCGAAAACAAAGGATCACCATGACGATAAAAAGGATGAGTAAGATGCGTGTGACAGTTTTCCATAATAGCATACCTGCCTCAATCACGGCTGCGCAAAAGCTGACGAAGCTTTTGAAGAGCGGTCACTTTGAGCTTGATGAGCGGCATCCCGAGGTGGTCGTTACCATCGGCGGTGATGGTACGCTCCTTTCGGCCTTTCATCGCTATGCGGATCAGTTAAACTCAATTCGCTTCATCGGTGTGCATACAGGCCATTTGGGTTTTTACACAGACTGGCGGGATTTTGAAATTGAAGATTTAGTTATCGCCTTAAAAGAAGACTCTGGACAAAGCGTTAGCTACCCACTTTTGGATGTTCAGGCGACTTATGCTGACGCGACCAGTGCTCATTATCTAGCATTGAATGAGTCAACCTTGAAGCGTT
This genomic window from Lacticaseibacillus paracasei subsp. paracasei contains:
- a CDS encoding ACT domain-containing protein yields the protein MQVIVTVIGTDKVGIIAQVTTALADLDVNILDVSQTIMQGAFTMMLLAKIPDNGNFNTVKSQLATLGDQIGVEIKVARQEIFDAMHRL
- a CDS encoding MalY/PatB family protein; this translates as MEELPADVAAFVETHLVDRRNSNAVKWDGLAGEFGRTDLLPMWIADTEFKAPQAVIDALTARIQEGTFGYSIRPQSYYDAFIDWEKTRHGVTVQPEWMRFGVGVVKSLYAMVNWLTEPGDPVLIMQPVYYPFMNAIKDLGRKVVSVDLQLTADGWRIDFDQLDKTLATQNIKAMIFCSPHNPVGRVWTREELERLFAITSHHDVTVVSDEIHGDLEVSGPKFTSALQVAEGPARSRLVVLNAPSKTFNLAALLNSHIIIPDEKLRTAYDDFIKQLHPVDTSLLGQVAGEAAYRHGGAWLDKVLQVVRYNYQQLLTGLKQSAPKATVADLQGTYLAYVDIGAYVAPAKIKSFVEDVCGLAVDYGAWFSPKTATYIRLNLATDPKLVAEAIQRLTEHLAQPQL
- a CDS encoding GTP pyrophosphokinase, producing the protein MQRDWDSFLMPYEQAVGELKIKFRGMRKQFQQANEHTPIEFVTGRVKPVSSIIEKQSRRFISDELLEQDMQDIAGLRIMCQFVEDIYQVVALLRQRTDMNIVEERDYVTNVKPSGYRSYHVVIEYPVQLIHGEKKILAEVQIRTMSMNFWATIEHSLNYKYNGEFPDTLKARLKRAAEASFMLDKEMSDIREEIQEAQHLFVYGKGQQPHSKTKDHHDDKKDE
- a CDS encoding CYTH domain-containing protein, which encodes MSISREQEFKTTLTKTDFLAILNQFDFEPGFSQMNTYYDTPTGAVKKAGLGLRIRQFKDRAEQTLKVPNKNQHRDLEEITDPLTSVEARSLIDQGQLKTGQVTTALAAREIDPAAVHPQTQAKTTRRVAHLKAGLLTLDQTFYMDNTSDFELEMEYHDLPQAQVFYDTLLHQFNIEKRPVINKVQRAFMHVHDSQAD
- a CDS encoding DsbA family protein, which codes for MIEIFLFFNPIGSVCLGTEQKLLRQLDKFQQEVRVHFVPVLNLDIMEQFMKREQLSVGNLAKRNQLLRAAYNLALDYKAAQYQGNKKARMLLLRLQQHAPLVQYQYDAAFVAKMLDKCKLDQEMFYEDRQRSEVKMGFDSDQRTANQMGITQTPSLVIVDTDRKVDDGHAVLIEQIGDPALIPHLCDLIRTDPAGFFTERPENMGSNFRIF
- a CDS encoding PFL family protein — its product is METQQIKETIEMISEENLDIRTITMGISLLDCVTGDLQTTADKVYAKIMAKAANLVPVADAISDEYGIPIVNKRISVTPVSLLAGADQNLDFRPIAQAMDRAAKDLGVDLIGGYTALVQNGSTPAETALMKSLPEVLDTTERVCASVNIGSTRSGLNMDAVKLMGTVVKEVAMRKPQNAMKLVVFCNAVEDNPFMAGAFWGISEGDVAINTGVSGPGVVERAIAAKPAASFEEICETIKQTAFKVSRMGQFVGKVAADRLDVPFNIVDLSLAPTPAKGDSVAQILETMGLSHVGTPGTTAALALLNDAVKKGGIMAAERVGGLSGAFIPVSEDANMITAAAKGQISLEKLEAMTAVCSVGLDMVAVPGDTPDATISGMIADEAAIGMINNKTTAVRVIPVPGKQVGDTVEFGGIFGTAPIMAINDGDAQQFINRGGRIPAPIHSFKN
- a CDS encoding metallophosphoesterase; the protein is MKAVKYVAALFLMLIFAIVLGQIHPDRDRPLTNSSQATIWVLSDTHFIAPSLHDEKTAYTQIKRSAAGKDMDYQPVAINALVQNALKARPTALVITGDVTFNGEKASAESIMRRLQPLVANGTKVLIIPGNHDIYDGWARANKGKRQLLTEQISPSDWRNIFHTSYEQAVAQDPNSLSYRVNLNRNYQLLMLDSNIYTIEPSNRPPNTGGKLTPQTMKWVRQQLAAGQKAHRKSIVFMHHNLYAHNEAVNQGFVLDNSDQLKTLLKAYHVPLLFSGHIHAQDISRDPDGQCPTIEVVSGAFSISPASYGVVTFTPNRITYQKHATDPTPYLTAKQRKNPDLLHYQRYLKQLFLQDGEGLAYGDLMDNGVTNQHDLDAAAKLMGVLNWRFFTGDDHPDKAELKRLKADPGWAVLERSPMLRRYLKEIVQDHNMNDNHLIINHP